The Methanoregula boonei 6A8 genome has a window encoding:
- a CDS encoding PUA domain-containing protein, with protein MSTGYSENSSLARVQAIADYQFGGLCGTALFPEGCRFLLSTTGRVRQILYNDVRLATIRASDGRLTLGIEGARRLHAALPAPGYRVVIREDVAGFVAQGKNTFAKHVLEADPQIRAGDDVLVVAGGDRLLACGAALLSGKEMLAFNYGAAVRVRQGSEKNASRKHQSAPDEDDDEEARHAGRAD; from the coding sequence GTGTCAACAGGATACTCGGAGAACAGTTCGCTCGCACGGGTGCAGGCAATCGCTGACTACCAGTTCGGGGGCCTGTGCGGCACTGCGCTCTTCCCTGAAGGGTGCAGGTTTCTGCTCTCTACTACGGGAAGGGTACGCCAGATCCTGTACAATGATGTCCGGCTTGCAACCATCCGTGCATCTGATGGCAGGCTTACGCTCGGGATTGAGGGGGCGCGACGGCTCCACGCGGCCCTTCCGGCACCCGGCTACCGGGTAGTGATCCGTGAAGACGTGGCCGGGTTTGTTGCACAGGGCAAGAACACGTTTGCAAAGCACGTGCTCGAAGCCGACCCGCAGATCCGCGCGGGAGATGATGTGCTTGTGGTTGCAGGTGGCGATCGGCTTTTAGCCTGCGGCGCTGCGCTCCTTTCAGGTAAGGAGATGCTTGCATTTAATTACGGTGCAGCGGTAAGAGTACGGCAGGGGAGTGAGAAAAATGCTTCCAGGAAACATCAATCCGCGCCAGATGAAGACGATGATGAAGAAGCTCGGCATGCAGGTCGAGCAGATTGA
- a CDS encoding nascent polypeptide-associated complex protein, with protein sequence MLPGNINPRQMKTMMKKLGMQVEQIEDVQSIVIKTPKGNWVFDEAEVTVMTMQGSTSYQVTGTPHFEEAAVEIPAEDIAMVAEQAQVPPEKAKEALVATRGDIAEAIVKLSSP encoded by the coding sequence ATGCTTCCAGGAAACATCAATCCGCGCCAGATGAAGACGATGATGAAGAAGCTCGGCATGCAGGTCGAGCAGATTGAGGACGTCCAGAGTATTGTCATTAAGACCCCGAAGGGGAACTGGGTTTTTGATGAGGCAGAAGTGACCGTGATGACCATGCAGGGGTCCACCAGTTACCAGGTCACGGGCACCCCGCACTTTGAGGAAGCGGCAGTCGAGATTCCTGCTGAAGACATCGCGATGGTGGCCGAACAGGCACAGGTGCCGCCAGAGAAGGCAAAAGAGGCGCTTGTCGCCACCAGGGGCGATATCGCTGAAGCGATCGTGAAACTTTCCTCGCCATGA
- a CDS encoding rRNA adenine N-6-methyltransferase family protein — MIEAGDRVLLVGAGREFFVRAGPGKLSTDKGQLELEPLVGAAPGDVFTTHTGQEFVLRLPRPTDFFVHGKRSGAPMLPKDIGLVIAFTGMNRNDEVLDAGTGSGIAAIYFGGIAAHVKTYEVRPEFSALAAKNIKEAKLENVEAVAADVLTAEGIYDVIHLDLQIETAHVDFACDHLRAGGYMACYTPFLEQMAIVVDAAQARFPEVHTHELIEREMTRSKRGTRPSTSVSHSGYITIARK; from the coding sequence ATGATCGAAGCCGGCGATCGTGTCCTTTTAGTCGGCGCAGGAAGGGAATTTTTTGTCCGCGCCGGCCCGGGAAAACTCTCAACCGACAAGGGCCAGCTCGAGCTTGAACCGCTGGTCGGTGCGGCCCCGGGCGATGTTTTTACTACCCATACGGGACAGGAGTTCGTGCTCCGGCTCCCGCGCCCGACAGACTTTTTCGTGCACGGCAAGCGTTCGGGAGCCCCGATGCTCCCCAAAGACATCGGCCTTGTGATCGCGTTTACCGGGATGAACAGGAACGACGAGGTGCTTGACGCCGGCACCGGCAGCGGAATCGCTGCGATCTATTTTGGAGGGATCGCAGCACATGTGAAGACCTATGAGGTCAGGCCAGAATTCTCGGCGCTCGCGGCAAAGAACATCAAAGAAGCAAAACTCGAAAACGTGGAGGCTGTCGCTGCTGACGTGCTTACCGCGGAGGGCATCTATGATGTGATCCATCTCGATCTGCAAATCGAGACGGCGCACGTTGACTTTGCCTGCGACCACCTCCGGGCCGGGGGATACATGGCCTGCTACACGCCATTCCTGGAACAGATGGCGATCGTTGTCGATGCTGCGCAGGCACGGTTCCCTGAGGTCCATACCCACGAGCTCATCGAGCGTGAGATGACCCGGTCCAAGAGGGGAACCCGGCCCTCAACAAGCGTGAGCCATTCGGGGTATATCACGATTGCAAGGAAATAG
- a CDS encoding nucleotide sugar dehydrogenase encodes MTLADLIRGRGPIKKIGVLGMGYVGIPAAALFADASQFSHVYGFQRDSPSSGYKIAMLNRGESPLKGEEPGLEDLLKKVVGAGKFACTPDFSKIAGLDAVTLSIQTPFANKDDLIPDFSALYEGIRNVGKYLRPGMLVVLESTITPGTTEGPARQMLEEESGLVAGKDFALAHAPERVMVGRLLRNIREHDRILGGIDPVSTARATELYSPVLTTGRVIPMSATAAEATKTAENTFRDLQIAAANELALYCEAMGINFYDVRTGIDSLKGEGITRAMLWPGAGVGGHCLTKDTYHLERGVQQLGKDQLDYPAGEPSLFVLARRINDFMPRHMLRLTREGLARVGTPLAGARIALLGWAFLANSDDTRNTPSEPYRDELLAAGAHVTLHDPYVEHAPGITLTPSIDETIRGADAVVVFAGHRQYRSLDPRQVKKLSGKKHPVVVDGRNLIDPDPWIAAGFVYKGIGRGDKNSHPVRD; translated from the coding sequence ATGACCCTTGCGGATCTCATCAGGGGCCGCGGCCCGATTAAAAAGATCGGTGTGCTCGGCATGGGATACGTCGGCATCCCGGCTGCTGCCCTTTTTGCCGATGCCTCTCAGTTCTCTCACGTGTACGGCTTCCAGCGGGATTCGCCATCTTCGGGATACAAGATCGCGATGCTCAATCGTGGCGAGAGCCCGCTCAAAGGCGAGGAGCCGGGCCTTGAGGACCTGCTCAAAAAAGTGGTGGGGGCAGGAAAGTTCGCGTGCACCCCGGATTTCTCGAAGATCGCCGGGCTCGATGCAGTTACCCTTTCGATCCAGACGCCGTTTGCGAACAAGGACGACCTGATCCCAGATTTCTCTGCCCTGTATGAAGGAATCCGGAATGTCGGAAAGTACCTCCGGCCCGGGATGCTTGTGGTGCTCGAATCCACCATCACCCCGGGGACAACGGAAGGACCGGCCCGGCAGATGCTCGAAGAGGAGTCCGGCCTTGTTGCGGGCAAAGATTTTGCGCTCGCCCATGCCCCGGAAAGGGTGATGGTGGGCAGGCTCCTGCGGAATATCCGGGAGCACGACCGGATCTTGGGCGGGATCGACCCGGTGAGCACAGCAAGGGCAACCGAGCTGTACTCTCCTGTGTTGACAACCGGCAGGGTGATCCCGATGAGCGCGACCGCGGCAGAGGCCACCAAGACCGCGGAGAACACCTTCCGCGATCTCCAGATCGCAGCGGCAAACGAGCTTGCCCTCTACTGCGAGGCAATGGGGATCAACTTCTATGATGTGCGGACCGGGATCGACAGCCTCAAGGGCGAGGGGATCACCCGGGCCATGCTCTGGCCGGGCGCCGGCGTTGGCGGCCACTGCCTGACCAAGGACACCTACCACCTGGAACGCGGGGTGCAGCAGTTGGGAAAGGATCAGCTGGATTACCCGGCAGGCGAGCCCTCGCTCTTTGTACTTGCCCGGCGGATCAATGATTTCATGCCCCGGCACATGCTCCGCCTCACCCGGGAAGGCCTTGCCCGGGTAGGTACGCCGCTTGCAGGGGCAAGGATTGCACTCCTTGGCTGGGCATTTTTGGCAAACTCCGATGACACCCGGAACACCCCCTCAGAGCCGTACCGGGACGAGCTGCTTGCAGCTGGGGCACACGTTACCCTCCACGACCCGTACGTGGAGCATGCGCCGGGCATCACGCTCACCCCCTCCATCGATGAAACGATCCGGGGCGCAGATGCCGTGGTTGTCTTTGCCGGCCACCGCCAGTACCGCTCGCTCGACCCCCGGCAGGTAAAAAAGCTGAGCGGCAAAAAACACCCGGTCGTCGTGGATGGTCGGAACCTCATTGACCCGGACCCGTGGATTGCTGCCGGGTTCGTGTACAAGGGAATCGGGCGCGGGGACAAGAACAGCCACCCGGTACGGGATTAA
- a CDS encoding Gfo/Idh/MocA family protein — translation MDVGVIGVGAMGKNHVRVYSELKSVGTLAVCDVNAAAAQAIGKQHGAEVYPSVAELLRHVDAVNICVPTPFHAGVVREVFAAGKHAFIEKPICATAAEARALMASVPKGIVVGVGHIERFNPIVSEIRKIVTKPLYVELKRHNPASARVTGSSVVEDLMIHDIDIVANVFFPEIGTIRSMGNADLCSVQMDAGGVPVMLSASRKASKKIRLIYVEDEEFTVEGDFMSQEVTIYRKPGQYRFENERYVQENIIEKVMVNKVEPLKVELSAFIDCAKYGRSFPVTPAQAIRNLDICEQIRAGFAPGAPA, via the coding sequence ATGGATGTCGGGGTCATCGGTGTCGGGGCAATGGGTAAGAACCATGTCCGGGTCTATTCGGAGTTAAAGAGCGTAGGCACTCTGGCTGTCTGCGATGTGAATGCGGCAGCGGCACAGGCAATAGGAAAGCAGCACGGTGCCGAGGTGTACCCCTCGGTTGCCGAACTCCTGCGGCACGTTGATGCGGTCAACATCTGCGTCCCGACCCCGTTCCACGCGGGTGTGGTGCGCGAGGTCTTTGCCGCAGGAAAGCATGCATTTATCGAAAAGCCGATCTGTGCCACCGCAGCCGAGGCCCGGGCGCTCATGGCATCGGTTCCGAAGGGGATCGTGGTCGGTGTCGGGCATATCGAGCGGTTCAACCCGATAGTTTCTGAGATCAGGAAAATCGTGACAAAACCCCTGTACGTGGAGCTCAAGAGACATAACCCGGCATCCGCCCGGGTGACCGGGAGCTCTGTTGTCGAGGATCTGATGATCCATGATATTGATATCGTGGCAAACGTCTTTTTCCCGGAGATCGGCACGATCCGGTCCATGGGCAATGCCGACCTCTGCAGCGTGCAGATGGATGCAGGAGGCGTCCCGGTCATGCTCTCTGCAAGCCGGAAGGCCTCAAAGAAAATCCGGCTTATCTACGTCGAGGACGAGGAGTTCACGGTAGAAGGCGACTTCATGAGCCAGGAGGTCACGATCTACCGTAAGCCCGGGCAGTACCGGTTCGAGAATGAACGGTACGTGCAGGAGAACATCATCGAGAAGGTGATGGTTAACAAGGTTGAGCCCTTAAAGGTCGAGCTTTCGGCTTTTATCGACTGCGCAAAATACGGCCGGTCCTTCCCGGTCACCCCGGCCCAGGCAATCCGGAACCTTGATATCTGCGAGCAGATCCGGGCCGGTTTCGCGCCCGGGGCACCGGCATGA
- a CDS encoding DegT/DnrJ/EryC1/StrS family aminotransferase, translating to MQIPVARPVIGPDEVAAVSEVLLSGMLAQGERVAELESKFAAYCGTAQGIAVNNGTAALHAALLACGIGPGDEVIVPAFSFIATATAVSMCGAKPVFADVDEETFNIRPDQVKERITPKTKAVIGVHLFGQPFDVDPVQEICEAHSLVLIEDAAQAHGALYHGTKVGNFGRCGCFSFYATKNMITGEGGMVTTSDKPTADRLRLIVNHGQSEKYLHTVLGYNYRMTDIAAAIGIVQLRKLDKFNLRRKKNAEYYAANLSAKGLIKPKVADNVQHVYHQYVVRLTEEFPLSREAFMDYLKAKGIGSAVHYPIPIHRQPLYAPVAEPDPCPVATKLAGTVLSLPVHPSLDAKDLATVCEAVNKVK from the coding sequence ATGCAGATACCCGTAGCGCGGCCGGTCATCGGCCCGGATGAAGTGGCGGCCGTTTCGGAAGTATTGCTGTCCGGCATGCTTGCACAGGGGGAGAGGGTCGCCGAGCTTGAAAGCAAATTCGCGGCGTACTGCGGCACTGCCCAGGGGATTGCGGTCAACAATGGCACCGCCGCTCTCCATGCCGCCCTGCTTGCCTGCGGGATCGGGCCCGGCGACGAGGTGATCGTCCCGGCCTTCTCGTTTATCGCTACCGCGACCGCGGTCTCGATGTGCGGGGCAAAACCGGTCTTTGCCGATGTGGACGAGGAGACCTTCAACATCCGTCCTGACCAGGTAAAAGAGCGCATCACCCCCAAAACCAAGGCCGTTATCGGTGTCCACCTCTTCGGCCAGCCCTTTGATGTCGACCCCGTCCAGGAGATCTGCGAAGCGCACAGCCTCGTGCTCATCGAGGATGCGGCCCAGGCCCATGGCGCCCTGTATCATGGCACAAAGGTGGGCAATTTCGGAAGGTGCGGGTGCTTCTCGTTCTATGCCACAAAAAATATGATCACTGGTGAGGGAGGGATGGTGACCACAAGCGACAAGCCCACGGCTGACCGGCTGCGCCTGATAGTCAACCACGGCCAGAGCGAGAAATACCTCCATACCGTGCTCGGGTACAATTACCGGATGACCGATATTGCGGCGGCGATCGGGATTGTCCAGCTCAGGAAACTGGATAAGTTCAACCTGCGCCGGAAAAAGAACGCGGAGTACTACGCGGCAAACCTTTCTGCAAAGGGCCTAATCAAGCCAAAAGTAGCCGACAACGTGCAGCACGTATACCACCAGTACGTTGTCCGGCTCACCGAGGAATTCCCCCTCTCCCGGGAGGCGTTTATGGACTATCTCAAAGCAAAAGGGATCGGCTCGGCGGTGCACTACCCCATCCCGATCCACCGCCAGCCCCTCTATGCCCCGGTGGCCGAACCTGATCCCTGCCCGGTGGCAACAAAGCTTGCCGGGACGGTTCTTTCCCTTCCGGTGCACCCATCGCTTGACGCAAAAGATCTTGCCACGGTCTGCGAGGCAGTAAATAAGGTGAAATAA
- the pyrB gene encoding aspartate carbamoyltransferase codes for MSGKYRAGGVATHHIISIGDFDRSAIDRLLDHAQQIGKKKYDTNALNGKILAVLFFEPSTRTRMSFESAMARLGGSSIAVSSVEACSMAKGETLADTIRVVSGYADAIVIRHPKEGAARLAGEFATVPVINAGDGAGQHPSQTLLDLYTIRQSMKIDGIDVALVGDLRYGRTAHSLASALSLYGVRLHTISPPGLELPPALVGTLTAKGMEIIEHDTIEEVVKDLDVLYVTRVQRERFPDPASYFNVASSYRITPELLVGAKKHLIVLHPLPRVDEIDPRLDSSPHAKYFEQSKNGVPVRMAMLLDVMK; via the coding sequence ATTTCCGGAAAATACCGCGCGGGAGGAGTTGCCACGCATCACATCATTTCCATCGGGGATTTTGATCGCAGCGCAATTGACCGGCTGCTGGATCATGCACAACAGATAGGAAAGAAAAAATACGATACAAACGCCCTCAATGGCAAGATTCTTGCCGTCCTCTTTTTTGAACCCAGTACCCGGACACGGATGTCTTTTGAATCAGCCATGGCGCGACTCGGAGGGAGCTCGATTGCGGTGAGCAGCGTGGAAGCCTGCTCCATGGCAAAGGGCGAGACGCTTGCCGACACCATCCGCGTGGTGAGCGGGTACGCAGATGCGATCGTGATTCGCCACCCCAAGGAAGGCGCGGCGCGGCTTGCCGGGGAGTTTGCCACGGTGCCGGTCATCAACGCCGGCGACGGTGCCGGCCAGCACCCCTCCCAGACGCTCCTTGACCTCTACACCATTCGCCAGTCAATGAAGATCGACGGGATTGATGTGGCGCTCGTAGGCGACCTGCGGTACGGGAGGACGGCGCACTCCCTTGCCTCGGCGCTCTCCCTCTATGGGGTCCGGCTCCACACGATCTCCCCGCCCGGGCTCGAACTCCCCCCGGCGCTTGTGGGCACCCTTACGGCAAAGGGCATGGAGATCATCGAGCACGACACCATTGAAGAGGTCGTAAAGGATCTCGACGTCCTCTACGTAACCCGGGTGCAGCGGGAGCGGTTTCCGGACCCGGCCTCGTACTTCAACGTGGCCTCCAGTTACCGGATCACCCCGGAACTCCTCGTGGGGGCAAAAAAGCACCTGATTGTCCTCCACCCGCTGCCCCGGGTTGACGAGATCGACCCACGCCTGGACTCCTCTCCCCATGCAAAGTACTTCGAACAGTCCAAGAACGGGGTTCCCGTGCGGATGGCAATGCTCCTGGACGTGATGAAATGA